In a single window of the Meleagris gallopavo isolate NT-WF06-2002-E0010 breed Aviagen turkey brand Nicholas breeding stock unplaced genomic scaffold, Turkey_5.1 ChrUn_random_7180001889960, whole genome shotgun sequence genome:
- the MOGS gene encoding mannosyl-oligosaccharide glucosidase yields LARHQAAFERRFEDTFGLERKGFPLSQRRFAQAALSNMLGGMGYFHGRSLVRSPLHEQPVPYLESSLFTAVPSRSFFPRGFLWDEGFHQLLLARWDPELSREVLAHWLDLMNAEGWIPREQILGDEARAKVPPEFVVQHSEAANPPTLFLALRPLLGSAPLPYLRRLF; encoded by the coding sequence GCGCGGCACCAGGCCGCCTTCGAGCGGCGCTTCGAGGACACCTTCGGGCTGGAACGCAAAGGCTTCCCCCTCTCGCAGCGCCGCTTCGCGCAGGCGGCGCTCAGCAACATGCTGGGCGGGATGGGCTACTTCCACGGGCGCTCCCTGGTGCGATCCCCGCTGCACGAGCAGCCCGTGCCCTACCTCGAGAGCTCGCTCTTCACCGCCGTGCCCTCCCGCTCCTTCTTCCCCCGCGGCTTCCTGTGGGACGAAGGCttccaccagctgctgctggcgCGCTGGGACCCCGAGCTGAGCCGCGAGGTGCTGGCGCATTGGCTGGACCTGATGAACGCCGAGGGCTGGATCCCGCGGGAGCAGATCCTGGGGGACGAGGCGCGTGCCAAGGTGCCCCCCGAGTTCGTGGTGCAGCACAGCGAGGCCGCCAACCCGCCCACGCTCTTCCTGGCGCTGCGGCCGCTGCTGGGCTCCGCCCCGTTGCCGTACCTGCGGCGCCTCTTC